The following coding sequences are from one Aliarcobacter skirrowii CCUG 10374 window:
- the lpxD gene encoding UDP-3-O-(3-hydroxymyristoyl)glucosamine N-acyltransferase has protein sequence MTLKQIANYLQLDCDTDIEITALNSLEDANINELSFLENPKYVEKLKSTKAGAVFVNKELLNEVPKGVVALVCDEPYLNLAKASKLFAPKLFETEGKEPIIGKDTIIMPNVFIGRNSIIGSNCTIMAGSFIGDNVQIGNNTIIYPNVTVYRDCKIGSDCIIHSGTVIGSDGFGFANTKDGKYIKIYQNGNVIIGSDVEIGANCTIDRAVFKSTIIEDGVRIDNLVHIAHNCKIGKGSVLVTQVGIAGSTTLQPYVVMGAQSGAAGHLEIAAFSTIAARGGVTKTIKEPKKTWAGFPLIEHRNWLKLQGKISNLLK, from the coding sequence AATTATTTACAATTAGATTGTGATACGGATATTGAAATTACAGCTTTAAATAGTTTAGAAGATGCAAATATTAATGAGTTATCATTTTTAGAAAATCCCAAATATGTTGAGAAATTAAAATCTACTAAAGCAGGAGCTGTTTTTGTAAATAAAGAGCTATTAAATGAAGTTCCAAAAGGTGTAGTTGCATTAGTTTGTGATGAACCATATTTGAATTTGGCAAAAGCTAGTAAGCTTTTTGCACCAAAACTTTTTGAAACTGAAGGTAAAGAGCCAATTATTGGTAAAGATACAATTATTATGCCAAATGTTTTTATTGGTAGAAATAGTATTATTGGAAGTAACTGTACAATTATGGCAGGAAGTTTTATTGGTGATAATGTTCAAATTGGTAATAACACAATAATTTATCCAAATGTAACAGTTTATAGAGATTGTAAAATTGGAAGTGATTGTATAATTCACTCTGGAACTGTTATTGGAAGTGATGGATTTGGATTTGCAAATACAAAAGATGGAAAATATATAAAAATCTATCAAAATGGTAATGTAATAATTGGATCTGATGTTGAAATAGGTGCAAATTGTACTATTGATAGAGCTGTATTTAAATCTACTATTATTGAAGATGGTGTAAGAATTGATAATTTAGTTCATATCGCACATAATTGTAAAATAGGAAAAGGTTCTGTTTTGGTAACTCAAGTTGGAATTGCTGGTTCTACAACTTTGCAACCTTATGTTGTGATGGGTGCTCAAAGTGGAGCTGCTGGACATCTTGAAATTGCAGCTTTCTCAACAATTGCAGCTCGTGGTGGAGTTACAAAAACTATTAAAGAACCTAAAAAAACTTGGGCAGGTTTTCCTTTGATTGAGCATAGAAATTGGCTTAAACTTCAAGGAAAAATATCTAATTTACTTAAATAA